A section of the Roseivirga sp. BDSF3-8 genome encodes:
- a CDS encoding pinensin family lanthipeptide, translating to MEPKKLALDALKVESFMTEFTFLWGKKDPTGVYPCGSTVCSHP from the coding sequence ATGGAACCCAAGAAATTAGCATTAGATGCGTTAAAGGTCGAGAGCTTTATGACAGAATTCACCTTCCTATGGGGTAAAAAAGATCCTACAGGGGTCTATCCTTGTGGATCAACGGTGTGTTCTCACCCATAA
- a CDS encoding SPFH domain-containing protein: MNAWMITFGCIALAISIGLLILGRNQARKLPWKTSGVFFLAGVFFFSANGLLFYSEPGYSYLVQYPTGTQIAELQPGLHFKFWGQAVPFKKVVTVKFRSAEEQAQDENVYSGMRNAIPVRFNDAVKANISLSARFRMPESEVVFLKMASEFRTQDNLVNSSLIPACMEVAKNSARLISAQEYIAGRGGELESAVLDQLENGMYILVAREMKETGTDTIAAVNKMRTIENRTMVRYEVSKKRSADGKIMRKKHPVSDYNIIVAQATVEDVNPETRFKEMLGKQRDAAAQASIEKEKAKQAEYEKQRIIAQGEAQKAKIKVDMEKEQIMTLITIETEMKREQITVDKRKLELESARLKAQETKVLADAEAYQKRKVMEADGALELKLKTYEKVHAAYAEAIKGTSLVPATYISGSGGSGKGTPNSLDFINIATANMAQDLNLKMKTPGKN; encoded by the coding sequence ATGAATGCATGGATGATTACTTTTGGTTGTATTGCTTTGGCCATTTCTATTGGGTTACTCATCCTTGGTAGAAATCAAGCCCGCAAATTGCCATGGAAAACTTCCGGTGTATTTTTTCTTGCCGGAGTTTTCTTTTTCTCGGCAAACGGCCTGCTCTTTTACTCCGAGCCGGGATATAGTTACCTGGTCCAGTACCCTACGGGAACTCAGATAGCTGAACTTCAACCGGGCTTACACTTCAAATTCTGGGGGCAGGCCGTTCCATTTAAAAAAGTTGTGACGGTGAAATTTCGCTCAGCGGAAGAGCAGGCACAGGATGAGAATGTATACAGTGGTATGCGTAACGCTATCCCTGTACGATTTAACGATGCGGTAAAGGCAAATATAAGTCTTTCGGCCAGGTTTAGAATGCCTGAATCAGAGGTTGTTTTTCTAAAAATGGCCAGTGAGTTCAGAACACAGGATAATTTAGTCAACAGTTCTCTTATCCCTGCCTGTATGGAAGTTGCTAAAAACTCCGCCAGGCTTATTTCAGCCCAGGAATATATAGCCGGTAGGGGAGGGGAGCTTGAGTCTGCTGTACTGGATCAACTGGAGAATGGCATGTACATACTTGTTGCCAGAGAAATGAAGGAAACGGGTACAGATACCATTGCGGCAGTAAATAAAATGCGCACAATTGAAAATCGTACGATGGTTAGGTATGAAGTAAGTAAAAAACGCTCTGCTGACGGCAAGATCATGCGTAAAAAACATCCTGTGTCGGATTATAATATCATAGTAGCTCAGGCTACTGTAGAAGATGTGAATCCGGAGACCCGCTTTAAGGAAATGCTGGGGAAGCAGAGAGATGCTGCCGCCCAGGCAAGCATTGAGAAGGAAAAAGCCAAACAGGCGGAGTATGAGAAGCAGCGAATCATTGCTCAGGGAGAAGCCCAGAAGGCCAAGATTAAAGTAGATATGGAGAAAGAACAGATTATGACGCTTATTACCATCGAGACTGAAATGAAGCGTGAGCAAATCACGGTGGATAAGCGTAAGCTGGAACTTGAATCGGCAAGGTTAAAGGCTCAGGAGACAAAGGTACTGGCAGATGCCGAAGCATATCAGAAGCGTAAGGTGATGGAAGCTGATGGGGCATTGGAACTGAAGCTGAAGACCTACGAGAAGGTTCACGCGGCGTATGCAGAGGCTATAAAAGGAACCAGCCTGGTGCCCGCTACCTACATATCCGGAAGCGGAGGAAGTGGTAAGGGTACCCCCAATTCGCTGGATTTTATAAACATAGCTACCGCCAATATGGCCCAGGACCTGAACTTAAAAATGAAAACACCAGGAAAAAATTAG
- the metF gene encoding methylenetetrahydrofolate reductase [NAD(P)H] produces MKVTECIKNKGDKTLFSFEILPPLKGENIQNIFNHIDPLMEFKPPFIDVTYHREEYVYKKRENGLLEKKAIRKRPGTVGICSAIKNRYEVEPVPHIICGGFTKEETENALIDLHFLGINNVLVLRGDPIKTEGRFVPEPDGHHYATELLEQVHNMNEGLYLDDSLENATHTDFCIGVAGYPEKHFEAPNIRSDLRWLKKKIEMGADYIVTQMFFDNQKFFSFVKDCREQGITVPIIPGLKPITTKRHINVLPSIFHIDIPEALSDEVEKCKDNAQVKQVGVEWAIQQSKELMEFGVPVLHYYSMGKSDTILRVAKELF; encoded by the coding sequence ATGAAGGTCACCGAATGCATAAAGAATAAGGGAGATAAAACTCTCTTTTCATTTGAGATATTGCCTCCCCTTAAAGGTGAGAACATCCAGAATATCTTTAATCACATCGATCCCTTGATGGAGTTCAAGCCACCATTTATTGATGTGACATACCACCGGGAAGAATATGTTTATAAAAAAAGGGAAAATGGGCTTCTGGAAAAGAAAGCCATTCGAAAACGCCCTGGTACAGTAGGCATTTGCTCTGCCATCAAAAACAGATATGAAGTAGAGCCTGTGCCTCATATTATCTGTGGGGGGTTTACGAAGGAAGAAACGGAAAATGCCCTTATCGATCTGCATTTTCTGGGAATTAATAATGTGCTTGTACTCAGGGGAGACCCAATAAAGACAGAGGGACGATTTGTGCCTGAGCCGGACGGGCATCACTATGCTACCGAGCTGCTCGAGCAGGTCCACAATATGAATGAAGGGCTATACCTTGATGATAGCCTTGAAAATGCGACCCACACCGATTTTTGTATAGGAGTGGCAGGCTATCCGGAAAAGCATTTTGAGGCCCCCAACATTAGATCTGATCTTCGCTGGCTTAAGAAGAAGATAGAAATGGGCGCAGACTATATCGTGACCCAGATGTTTTTCGACAATCAAAAATTTTTCTCTTTTGTAAAGGACTGCAGAGAGCAGGGTATTACGGTGCCTATTATTCCTGGTCTGAAGCCCATAACGACAAAGCGCCACATCAACGTTTTGCCTAGTATATTTCACATTGATATCCCTGAAGCGCTGTCCGATGAGGTAGAAAAATGTAAAGACAATGCGCAGGTCAAGCAGGTAGGGGTGGAATGGGCCATACAGCAGAGCAAGGAACTGATGGAGTTTGGTGTACCTGTCCTGCATTACTATAGCATGGGTAAGTCAGATACCATCCTCAGAGTTGCGAAAGAGCTCTTCTAG
- the metH gene encoding methionine synthase, with amino-acid sequence MSAPIFSVIKDRILVLDGAMGTMIQRYKLTEEDFRGERFKDHTFDLKGNNDLLSLTRPDIIRAIHAEYLEAGADILETNTFSGTSIAQADYKLEEAVYDLNYQSAKIAKEVAEEFTAKDPSKPRFVAGSIGPTNRTASISPDVNNPGYRAVTFDDLRVAYYEQVKGLAEGGADIFLVETVFDTLNCKAALFAISDYCDATGKVIPTMVSGTITDASGRTLSGQTTEAFWISISHMPLLSVGLNCALGAKQLKQYIKELSRVSNTYISAHPNAGLPNEFGEYDESPEAMAATIESFLSEGLINIIGGCCGTTPDHIRAIADVAAKYSPRVIPKQPVRTRFSGLEPLVVRPETNFINVGERTNVTGSRKFARLVKEENYEEALSVAVNQVEGGAQVIDVNMDEGMLDSEQVMTTFLHLMMSEPDIARLPIMIDSSKWTVIEEGLKCVQGKSIVNSISLKEGEEKFIQLARLVRKYGAAVIVMAFDEQGQADNYERRIEICERSYRILTEKVGFPPEDIIFDPNILTVATGIEEHNNYAVDYIRTVEWIKNNLPHALVSGGVSNISFSFRGNDIVREAMHSAFLYHAIKAGMDMGIVNAGMIEVYEEIDKDLLRKVEDVLLNKHAEATEQLIEHAESIRGQGGKAKVKDDAWRQAPVEERLSHSLVKGIVEYIEQDTEEARQKADKPLEVIEGPLMAGMNVVGDLFGAGKMFLPQVVKSARVMKKAVAYLLPFLEEEKKKNADASRNAGRILMATVKGDVHDIGKNIVGVVLACNNYEVIDLGVMVSLERILEEAEKNEVDIIGLSGLITPSLDEMVYVAREMQARGMDTPLLIGGATTSRIHTAVKLAPEYGHPVIHVADASRSVTVANSLLGKNKGEYTANIRDEYERLREGHKNRGKEKKYIPIEEARSNKVKIEWDPADISKPNLLGNKTFKNYPLEEIARYIDWTPFFHTWELKGRYPKIFDDGNVGTEARKLFDDAQGMLQRIIDEKWLEARAVVGFYPANTEEHDTIIVYEDDERTRELTRFHTLRQQGKKASGVPNMAFSDFVAPLESGLGDYIGGFAVTAGIGIEKWVEKFEADHDDYNAIMVKALADRLAEAFAELMHARVRKELWGYASDEKLENDDLIREKYRGIRPAPGYPGCPDHTEKVTLFNLLNAEEEAGISLTENLAMYPASSVSGLYYAHPQSRYFGLGKIAKDQVEDIAFRKGILTEELERWLSPNLNYDTSIPEKATTT; translated from the coding sequence ATGAGCGCACCCATTTTTTCAGTTATTAAGGACCGTATTCTTGTGCTCGACGGAGCCATGGGTACCATGATCCAACGGTACAAACTTACCGAGGAAGATTTTAGAGGAGAAAGGTTTAAGGATCATACTTTTGACCTCAAAGGCAATAACGACCTTCTTTCTTTAACCCGACCGGATATTATCAGAGCAATACATGCTGAGTACCTCGAGGCTGGTGCGGATATTCTGGAGACTAATACCTTTAGTGGAACCAGTATCGCACAGGCAGATTATAAACTTGAGGAGGCCGTGTATGACCTCAATTATCAATCGGCAAAAATTGCTAAAGAAGTAGCCGAAGAGTTTACGGCTAAAGACCCATCCAAACCCAGGTTTGTGGCAGGTTCAATAGGTCCTACAAACCGCACTGCCAGTATTTCTCCGGATGTGAATAATCCCGGTTACCGAGCGGTAACCTTCGATGATCTCCGCGTAGCCTACTACGAGCAAGTGAAGGGGCTGGCAGAAGGGGGGGCTGATATATTCCTGGTAGAGACTGTTTTTGATACCCTCAACTGCAAAGCAGCGCTATTTGCCATTAGTGACTATTGCGATGCGACCGGTAAAGTAATCCCTACTATGGTGTCAGGTACTATTACCGATGCCAGCGGGAGAACTCTGTCGGGACAGACCACTGAGGCTTTTTGGATATCGATCAGCCATATGCCCCTGCTTAGCGTTGGTCTCAACTGCGCATTGGGAGCCAAGCAGCTTAAGCAATATATTAAGGAGCTAAGCCGTGTATCTAATACTTACATAAGCGCCCACCCAAATGCGGGCCTGCCAAATGAGTTTGGCGAATACGATGAGTCCCCTGAGGCAATGGCAGCCACCATTGAGAGCTTTCTATCTGAGGGCCTTATAAACATTATCGGGGGGTGCTGCGGTACTACACCGGATCATATCAGGGCCATAGCTGATGTAGCTGCCAAGTATTCACCAAGAGTTATTCCTAAGCAGCCTGTGCGAACCCGATTCAGTGGGCTTGAGCCCCTGGTAGTGAGGCCTGAGACTAATTTTATCAATGTTGGGGAACGTACCAATGTGACCGGATCACGGAAGTTTGCCAGACTTGTAAAAGAAGAGAACTACGAGGAAGCACTATCTGTAGCGGTTAACCAGGTAGAAGGTGGGGCCCAGGTCATTGATGTCAACATGGATGAAGGCATGCTTGACTCTGAGCAGGTTATGACTACTTTTCTACACCTGATGATGTCAGAGCCTGACATTGCGCGCCTGCCTATTATGATAGACTCTTCCAAGTGGACGGTAATAGAGGAGGGGCTGAAATGCGTTCAGGGTAAATCGATCGTAAACTCTATTAGTCTGAAAGAAGGTGAGGAGAAGTTCATTCAGCTTGCTCGCCTGGTAAGGAAATATGGTGCTGCGGTAATTGTTATGGCTTTTGATGAACAAGGCCAGGCGGACAATTATGAAAGACGTATTGAAATTTGTGAGCGAAGCTACCGCATCCTGACGGAAAAAGTTGGCTTTCCTCCGGAAGATATCATTTTTGATCCTAATATTCTGACAGTCGCTACGGGGATAGAGGAGCATAATAATTATGCAGTAGACTATATACGTACCGTAGAGTGGATCAAAAATAACCTTCCCCATGCCTTGGTTAGTGGGGGTGTTAGTAATATCTCTTTCTCATTTCGAGGAAACGATATCGTGCGTGAGGCTATGCATTCTGCATTTCTATACCATGCTATTAAGGCAGGGATGGATATGGGCATAGTAAATGCGGGTATGATCGAAGTCTATGAAGAAATAGATAAGGATCTGCTCCGCAAAGTGGAAGATGTATTATTAAATAAGCACGCTGAAGCTACCGAGCAGCTTATAGAACATGCCGAGAGTATCCGGGGGCAGGGCGGTAAAGCTAAAGTAAAGGATGACGCCTGGCGCCAGGCACCTGTGGAAGAGAGACTTTCTCACTCGCTTGTAAAAGGTATTGTTGAGTACATCGAACAGGACACGGAAGAAGCAAGGCAAAAGGCAGATAAGCCCCTAGAGGTCATTGAGGGTCCTTTGATGGCTGGGATGAACGTAGTAGGAGATCTATTTGGCGCCGGTAAAATGTTTCTGCCCCAGGTAGTGAAGTCTGCGCGTGTGATGAAAAAGGCGGTGGCCTATCTGTTACCTTTTCTCGAAGAAGAGAAAAAGAAGAATGCGGATGCTTCCCGGAATGCTGGCCGTATTCTAATGGCTACGGTAAAGGGGGATGTACATGATATTGGTAAAAATATTGTAGGTGTGGTGCTCGCCTGTAATAACTATGAGGTGATCGACCTGGGCGTTATGGTTTCGCTTGAGCGGATTTTGGAAGAGGCCGAAAAGAATGAAGTGGATATTATTGGCCTAAGTGGTCTTATTACACCCTCTCTTGATGAAATGGTATATGTAGCACGCGAAATGCAGGCCAGAGGAATGGACACCCCGCTGCTGATCGGAGGGGCTACTACCTCACGTATACATACAGCGGTGAAGTTAGCGCCTGAGTATGGCCATCCGGTGATACATGTAGCGGATGCTTCCAGAAGTGTTACTGTAGCTAACAGTCTGCTTGGTAAGAATAAAGGCGAGTACACGGCTAACATTCGTGACGAATACGAACGCCTGCGCGAAGGGCATAAAAACCGTGGCAAAGAGAAGAAATACATCCCTATTGAGGAAGCCCGTAGTAATAAGGTGAAAATAGAATGGGATCCTGCTGACATCTCCAAACCGAATTTACTGGGTAATAAAACCTTTAAGAACTACCCTTTAGAGGAGATAGCCAGGTATATCGACTGGACACCGTTCTTTCATACATGGGAGCTTAAAGGCAGATACCCTAAAATATTTGACGACGGAAACGTAGGTACGGAGGCCAGAAAGCTATTTGATGATGCTCAGGGTATGCTTCAGCGTATTATTGATGAAAAGTGGCTGGAAGCAAGGGCTGTTGTGGGGTTCTATCCGGCCAATACTGAAGAGCACGATACTATCATTGTGTACGAAGATGATGAGCGAACCAGAGAGCTTACCCGTTTCCATACGTTAAGACAGCAAGGAAAAAAAGCCTCCGGTGTACCTAATATGGCCTTCTCTGACTTTGTCGCCCCTCTCGAATCCGGTCTTGGTGACTACATTGGAGGGTTTGCAGTTACGGCGGGTATAGGTATAGAGAAGTGGGTTGAAAAGTTTGAGGCTGATCATGATGACTATAATGCCATCATGGTGAAGGCCCTTGCTGACAGGTTGGCCGAAGCCTTTGCTGAGCTTATGCACGCCAGGGTTCGAAAAGAGCTATGGGGATATGCCAGCGATGAAAAGCTGGAAAACGACGACCTTATCAGAGAGAAATACAGGGGTATACGACCTGCCCCGGGTTATCCGGGTTGTCCCGACCATACGGAAAAAGTGACCTTGTTTAATTTACTGAATGCAGAAGAGGAGGCCGGGATATCGCTAACTGAAAACCTGGCCATGTACCCGGCTTCAAGTGTGAGCGGACTGTATTATGCACACCCTCAATCTAGATATTTTGGACTTGGAAAAATAGCCAAAGATCAGGTAGAAGATATCGCCTTCCGTAAGGGTATCCTCACCGAAGAGTTAGAACGCTGGCTTTCACCTAACCTGAATTATGACACAAGTATCCCTGAAAAAGCCACGACAACCTGA
- a CDS encoding Ppx/GppA phosphatase family protein, which translates to MLKLAAVDIGSNAVRMQVSRVIDREGSYFLKKMEYVRFPLRLGHDVFTENRIGQENAGKFLKLMEAFKILMDLYEVDDCMALATSAMREAENGLEITKEVKEKLGLDIRIIDGDEEADLINRGLQSFLTDKTYLHIDVGGGSTELNLYIRKEKVASRSFPIGSVRSLEKHDDPAVWVEMKDWVLHHLKRRHSKVVSIGTGGNINKLSDLAGKKPGKTIGIEKLEEVQQYIGQFSLEDRINILELNPDRADVILPASDIYLSVMRWADSGRILVPEVGLKDGMLQTMIDRNLGEK; encoded by the coding sequence ATGCTAAAATTAGCTGCAGTAGATATTGGATCCAATGCCGTGCGCATGCAAGTATCCCGGGTAATAGACCGTGAGGGCTCTTATTTCCTGAAAAAAATGGAATACGTACGTTTTCCTTTACGTCTGGGACATGATGTATTTACAGAAAACAGGATCGGACAGGAAAATGCGGGCAAATTTCTAAAGCTGATGGAAGCTTTTAAGATCCTGATGGATTTATATGAAGTAGACGACTGCATGGCCCTTGCCACTTCAGCAATGCGTGAGGCTGAAAACGGGCTAGAGATTACAAAGGAGGTAAAGGAAAAGCTAGGCCTTGATATACGGATTATCGACGGAGATGAAGAGGCAGATCTGATAAACAGAGGGTTACAGTCATTTTTAACGGATAAGACCTATTTGCATATAGATGTGGGCGGGGGTAGTACTGAGCTGAATCTGTACATTCGTAAAGAAAAGGTGGCCAGCCGCTCCTTCCCTATTGGTTCGGTGAGATCTTTGGAAAAACATGACGACCCGGCGGTTTGGGTAGAAATGAAAGATTGGGTATTACACCACCTTAAACGCAGGCACAGTAAAGTAGTCAGTATAGGTACCGGGGGTAACATTAATAAGCTTTCTGACCTTGCAGGTAAGAAACCCGGCAAGACTATCGGAATAGAAAAATTGGAAGAAGTTCAGCAATATATCGGGCAGTTTTCACTTGAAGACCGGATTAATATACTGGAGCTGAATCCGGACAGGGCAGATGTAATCCTGCCGGCATCTGACATCTACCTCTCCGTAATGCGGTGGGCGGACTCCGGCCGCATTCTGGTACCAGAGGTAGGCCTTAAGGATGGAATGCTGCAAACTATGATAGACCGTAACCTGGGAGAAAAATAA
- the ppk1 gene encoding polyphosphate kinase 1, giving the protein MERVVSIDRVNNLVKKSDFISRDLSWLKFNHRVLDQARHLDRNIFERLKFMAITASNLDEFFMIRIGSLYNYIDYGKERIDYSGLRELPFRKKLLTEAQDFVRAQNEYFIKRLRPLFAENQFKIAKISDLDEDQKEKVKNYFRKTIFPMLTPMVYDSYHTFPILMNKLLIFGVVTVSQTDKKDQKKLSFIQVPQNLPRFYEIEHNGEILFVPIEEIIREHIAKLFRNIEIQSVNLFRIIRNGDFTLEESDDIEANFLEELKRKLKTRKTGRVVRIEVEETCDRWMLRILKNRWEIDEDNVFRAPEGGMIDLTGLWSIVNHTEFKDRMPDRHPQVPPLSYSEQGETDIYEVLDDRDILLHHPYNSIEPLLELLDRAADDPDVLSIKLTIYRLAKESRVTNALLRAAENGKHISVLFEVKARFDEENNMREARRLQKAGCFVIYGISSFKTHTKLMLIVRQVEEKVTRYVHMSSGNYNEDTARLYTDLGLLTTNEQVCNDVSEFFNAITGHSIPTIYRNLITAPRDMRQQLIELIRKEADNARQGKASGIVIKINSLEDRETIAELYAASQAGVKIKLIIRGICCLRPNRPGLSENIEVGSIVGDFLEHSRIYYFHNDNDPILYSGSADVMVRSFDRRIESLFLVQNSLLKQQVINILRYNLRDNVNAYIMNEDGSYTIKESTGEPPFNIHKEFYEVTLDDIQDAKLF; this is encoded by the coding sequence GTGGAACGAGTCGTTTCTATTGATCGCGTCAATAACCTTGTAAAAAAGTCAGATTTCATCAGCCGCGATCTCAGCTGGTTGAAATTTAATCACCGTGTACTTGATCAGGCCAGGCATCTCGACCGTAATATCTTCGAGAGGCTCAAATTCATGGCCATTACCGCTTCTAACCTCGATGAGTTTTTTATGATCCGTATCGGTAGTTTGTATAACTACATTGATTATGGTAAGGAGCGTATTGACTATAGTGGCCTAAGAGAATTGCCATTCCGAAAAAAATTACTCACTGAGGCTCAGGACTTTGTTCGGGCTCAGAACGAGTATTTTATCAAAAGGCTCAGACCCCTTTTTGCCGAGAACCAATTTAAGATCGCTAAAATATCGGATCTGGACGAAGACCAGAAAGAGAAGGTAAAGAACTACTTTCGGAAGACTATCTTTCCTATGCTTACCCCCATGGTTTATGATAGTTACCACACCTTCCCCATACTCATGAATAAGCTCCTGATCTTTGGGGTGGTAACCGTTAGCCAGACAGATAAGAAAGACCAGAAAAAGCTCAGTTTTATACAGGTTCCGCAAAACCTCCCTCGCTTTTATGAGATAGAGCATAATGGGGAGATTCTTTTTGTGCCTATCGAGGAGATTATCCGAGAGCACATTGCCAAGCTTTTCAGAAACATTGAGATTCAGTCAGTAAACTTATTCCGTATCATTCGTAATGGTGATTTTACGCTTGAGGAAAGCGATGATATCGAGGCCAACTTTCTGGAAGAGCTAAAGCGTAAGCTGAAAACCCGTAAAACCGGCCGGGTTGTACGTATAGAGGTAGAGGAGACTTGTGACAGGTGGATGCTTCGCATCCTTAAAAACCGATGGGAAATCGATGAGGATAATGTATTTCGGGCACCCGAAGGGGGGATGATTGACCTTACAGGCCTATGGTCTATCGTTAATCATACCGAGTTTAAAGACAGAATGCCGGACAGGCACCCACAGGTACCACCGCTAAGCTATAGTGAGCAGGGTGAGACTGACATCTACGAGGTGCTTGATGACCGGGATATTTTGCTTCATCACCCCTATAATAGCATTGAACCCTTACTGGAACTGCTGGACAGGGCTGCTGATGATCCGGATGTACTTTCCATAAAGCTCACCATTTACCGGTTGGCAAAGGAAAGTCGTGTTACTAATGCTCTTCTGCGTGCAGCAGAGAATGGGAAGCATATTTCTGTTCTGTTCGAGGTAAAAGCACGCTTTGACGAAGAGAATAACATGCGCGAGGCAAGAAGGCTGCAGAAGGCTGGCTGCTTTGTTATCTATGGTATCAGCAGCTTTAAAACCCACACTAAGCTGATGCTCATCGTGCGACAGGTGGAGGAAAAGGTTACCCGCTATGTGCACATGAGTAGTGGTAACTATAACGAAGATACTGCCAGACTATACACAGATCTGGGCCTGCTTACCACCAATGAACAGGTATGCAATGACGTCTCTGAGTTCTTTAATGCCATTACGGGGCATAGCATACCTACTATTTACCGTAACCTTATCACCGCTCCGCGCGATATGAGGCAGCAGCTTATAGAGCTGATAAGGAAAGAGGCGGATAATGCCCGTCAGGGCAAAGCCAGCGGAATTGTGATCAAAATCAACTCTCTGGAAGACAGGGAGACCATCGCCGAGCTTTATGCTGCCTCTCAGGCTGGAGTTAAGATTAAGCTTATCATAAGAGGTATTTGTTGCTTAAGGCCTAATCGCCCCGGCTTGAGTGAAAATATTGAGGTTGGTAGTATAGTTGGTGATTTTCTGGAGCATAGCCGCATTTATTATTTCCATAATGATAATGACCCCATTTTATATAGTGGAAGTGCCGACGTGATGGTTCGCAGCTTTGATAGAAGAATTGAGAGCCTATTCCTGGTTCAAAACAGTCTGTTGAAGCAACAGGTCATTAATATCCTCAGATACAATTTAAGGGATAATGTAAATGCCTATATTATGAATGAGGATGGAAGCTATACTATCAAGGAAAGTACCGGAGAGCCTCCCTTTAACATACACAAAGAATTTTATGAAGTGACTCTGGATGACATCCAGGATGCGAAGCTGTTCTAA